Proteins encoded in a region of the Watersipora subatra chromosome 5, tzWatSuba1.1, whole genome shotgun sequence genome:
- the LOC137397531 gene encoding uncharacterized protein, producing the protein MASVALCLSLLAAVITGITAQNSTDDIPDTTTYVTVFTRRCQCSLRAANAKSDWTFMNKYLNEVLQENVADNIQMTFDSDPSECRNDVSQRCATHCKSVGQELENKLAFKRLPPIGDLVCEHVQWQNSRWRYLKVEITSLAECDGAPRSERRLTARPLIDDLCCQRSNDDKWTGYQCQRGAVVG; encoded by the exons ATGGCTAGTGTGGCTCTATGTCTATCACTGCTCGCGGCTGTCATTACCGGCATCACTGCACAGAATTCCACCGATGACATCCCTGATACAACAACCTATGTGACGGTCTTCACCAGACG TTGTCAGTGCAGCCTAAGGGCTGCCAATGCAAAGTCTGACTGGACATTCATGAACAAGTATTTGAATGAAGTGCTCCAAGAAAATGTGGCAGATAACATTCAGATGACCTTTGACTCTGATCCGTCGGAGTGTCGCAATGATGTCAGCCAAAGATGTGCCACGCactgtaagagtgtag GGCAAGAACTGGAGAACAAGCTTGCGTTTAAAAGGCTTCCACCAATAG GTGACCTAGTCTGTGAACATGTACAGTGGCAAAACAGCAGATGGAGATATCTAAAGGTAGAAATAACGAGTCTAGCGGAATGCGATGGGGCACCTCGCTCTGAAAGACGTCTCACTGCACGTCCTCTGATTGACGATCTATGCTGCCAGAGGTCAAATGACGATAAGTGGACTGGGTACCAATGTCAGCGTGGTGCTGTTGTTGGATAA